In Arthrobacter ramosus, one DNA window encodes the following:
- a CDS encoding HNH endonuclease signature motif containing protein, whose translation MEGIGQLVAPRAAPPEVGLASLGRLSRRLKPVPARHAGQQSPAAVPSPAPDLDQALAAMDALRSTALSDAGVLAFPDAADFAGKIEEISRTVEFLQLVAAGAVERTRHEAQAARQSSPAQGWRTGWTEPTAADTAAAPVAGTEADTAAAAGPEGSAAGLTAAAEALDDGYRNAAEFLRARLRISIGEARRRLALASGVLPQTGIAGQDLPARHGVLAAALSSAAVPSRSATVISTALDQVRHLADAETAHQMEQSLTHTAVQSDPDFVSRMAKRWVDAIDQDGTEPGEEELRHRQGAFIRKPRRGLHHLEIFATAEQFETLATVMNTATNPRLQPNAAGTGTGNAAGSGTGTDLDRRSRAQKLLDGLIGACAVALSTGELPANGGLRPQVMVTIDYQDLLERLEHHARETPTGPRLSSGASTFQGPLHPSVIRKIACDADIIPVLLGSDSRVLDIGRTTRVFPTHIRKAIIARDQGCAFPDCTIPAPWCEAHHITYWSNGGTTGTDNGTLLCSLCRHRHKLHYADVRIMPTFAVVA comes from the coding sequence ATGGAAGGCATCGGTCAACTCGTGGCACCTCGGGCAGCCCCGCCCGAGGTCGGGCTCGCGTCGTTGGGACGTCTGTCCCGCCGCCTGAAGCCCGTTCCTGCCCGGCATGCCGGGCAGCAAAGCCCGGCCGCCGTGCCGTCGCCCGCACCTGACCTTGATCAGGCACTTGCGGCGATGGACGCGCTGCGCTCAACCGCTCTCTCCGACGCCGGCGTGTTGGCTTTCCCCGACGCCGCGGATTTCGCCGGCAAGATCGAGGAAATCTCCCGGACGGTCGAGTTCTTGCAGCTCGTCGCAGCCGGGGCCGTGGAGCGGACCCGGCACGAAGCCCAGGCGGCACGGCAGTCATCCCCGGCACAGGGATGGAGGACCGGCTGGACCGAACCCACCGCAGCCGATACCGCAGCCGCACCGGTCGCGGGAACTGAAGCCGATACCGCAGCCGCGGCCGGCCCGGAAGGCTCTGCCGCCGGCCTCACGGCAGCAGCCGAAGCGCTCGACGACGGGTACCGGAACGCCGCCGAATTCCTGCGCGCCAGGCTGCGGATCAGCATCGGCGAAGCGAGGCGCCGGCTCGCACTGGCCTCCGGGGTGCTCCCGCAGACCGGGATCGCCGGGCAGGACCTCCCCGCACGGCACGGGGTCCTCGCCGCGGCCCTGTCCTCGGCAGCCGTGCCGTCCCGCTCGGCCACGGTGATCAGCACGGCCCTGGACCAGGTACGGCACCTCGCCGACGCGGAAACCGCCCACCAGATGGAGCAATCACTCACCCACACCGCCGTGCAGAGCGATCCCGACTTCGTCTCCCGGATGGCCAAACGCTGGGTCGATGCCATCGACCAGGACGGAACCGAACCCGGCGAGGAAGAACTCCGCCACCGCCAGGGAGCGTTCATCCGCAAACCCCGCCGCGGCCTGCACCACCTGGAAATCTTCGCCACCGCAGAACAATTCGAAACCCTCGCCACCGTCATGAACACCGCCACCAACCCGCGCCTCCAGCCCAACGCCGCCGGCACCGGCACCGGCAACGCCGCCGGCAGCGGCACCGGCACCGACCTGGACCGCCGCTCCCGGGCGCAGAAACTGCTCGACGGGCTCATCGGCGCCTGCGCAGTGGCCCTGTCCACCGGCGAACTGCCGGCCAACGGCGGCCTCCGGCCGCAGGTGATGGTGACCATCGACTACCAAGACCTGCTCGAGCGCCTCGAACACCACGCCCGCGAAACGCCCACCGGCCCCCGCCTCAGCAGCGGCGCCTCCACGTTCCAGGGCCCGCTCCACCCCTCGGTCATCCGCAAGATCGCCTGCGACGCGGACATCATCCCCGTCCTGCTCGGCAGCGACAGCCGCGTGCTGGACATCGGCCGCACCACCCGGGTCTTCCCGACCCACATCCGCAAAGCCATCATCGCCCGCGACCAAGGCTGCGCCTTCCCCGACTGCACCATCCCCGCACCCTGGTGCGAAGCCCACCACATCACCTACTGGTCCAACGGCGGCACCACAGGAACCGACAACGGCACCCTCTTATGCAGCTTATGCCGACATCGGCATAAGCTGCATTATGCCGATGTCCGGATTATGCCGACGTTTGCTGTTGTGGCCTGA